From Ictidomys tridecemlineatus isolate mIctTri1 chromosome 2, mIctTri1.hap1, whole genome shotgun sequence, the proteins below share one genomic window:
- the LOC101975912 gene encoding olfactory receptor 7A10: MEPGNDTLHLEFLLLGLAEDPELQPLIFGFFLSMYLVTVLGNLLIILAVISDSHLHTPMYFFLSNLSFVDICFTSTTIPKMLVNIQTQSKAISYAGCITQIHFFVIFAELDIFLLTVMAYDRYVAICQPLHYMVIMNHQLCVMLVLVSWVGSFLHAILQSLMVLQLSFCTDLEIPHFFCELNQVVHRACSDTFLNDLVIYITAVFLGGGPLTGILYSYCKIVSSIRAISSAQGKYKAFSTCASHLSVVSLFYGTSLGVYLSSAVTQNSHSIATASVMYTVVTPMLNPFIYSLRNKDIKSALRRLC, encoded by the coding sequence ATGGAACCAGGGAATGATACTCTACATTTAGAATTCCTTCTTCTGGGACTGGCAGAGGACCCAGAACTGCAACCCCTCATCTTCGGATTTTTCCTctccatgtacctggtcactgtgctagggaacctgctcatcatcttGGCTGTCATCTCAGACTCTCACCTGCAcacgcccatgtacttcttcctctccaacctgtcctttgtggacatctgcttcacctccaccaccatccccaagatgctggtgaacatccaGACACAGAGCAAGGCCATTTCCTATGCAGGCTGCATCACCCAGATTCACTTTTTTGTTATCTTTGCTGAGTTAGACATTTTTCTGTTgactgtgatggcctatgaccggtatgtggccatctgccaaCCCCTGCACTACATGGTCATCATGAATCACCAGCTCTGTGTAATGCTAGTTCTGGTGTCCTGGGTTGGGAGTTTTTTACATGCAATTTTGCAAAGCTTAATGGTgttgcagctgtccttctgcacagactTGGAAATCCCACACTTTTTCTGTGAACTTAACCAAGTGGTTCACCGTGCCTGCTCTGACACCTTTCTTAATGACCTGGTGATATATATTACGGCTGTTTTCCTGGGAGGTGGCCCTCTCACTGGCATCCTTTACTCTTACTGCAAGATAGTGTCCTCCATACGTGCAATATCTTCAGCTCAGGGCaagtacaaagccttctccacctgtgcatctcaCCTCTCTGTGGTCTCCTTATTTTATGGCACAAGCCTAGGTGTGTACCTCAGTTCCGCTGTGACCCAAAACTCACACTCCATTGCAACTGCTTCTgtgatgtacactgtggtcacacccatgctgaaccccttcatctacagtcTGAGGAACAAGGACATCAAGAGTGCTCTGAGAAGACTCTGTTAA
- the LOC106144625 gene encoding olfactory receptor 7A17-like — translation MHLEPGNGTQHLEFLLLGLTEDPELLPLLFGLFLSMYLVTLLGNLLIILATISDSHLHTPMYFFLSNLSFVDICFTSNTVPKMLANIQTQSKAITYAGCITQIHFFVLFAGLDGFLLTVMAYDRYVAICHPLHYMVIMNHRRCGLLVLVSWFVSVLHGLLHSSMILRLSFCTDLEIIPHFFCELNQVIQRACSDTFLNELLIYIASFLLALGPLIGILSSYFKIVSSIRAISSAQGKYKAFSTCASHLSVVSLFYGTSLGVYLSSAVTQNSHSTATASVMYTVVTPMLNPFIYSLRNKDIKSALRRLCDTGR, via the coding sequence ATGCATTTGGAACCAGGGAATGGTACTCAACATTTAGAATTCCTTCTTCTGGGACTTACAGAGGATCCAGAACTCCTGCCCCTCCTCTTTGGCCttttcctgtccatgtacctggtcactctgctggggaacctgctcatcatcctggcaaccatctcagactcccacctgcacacacccatgtacttcttcctctccaacttGTCCTTTGTAGACATCTGCTTCACGTCCAACACTGTCCCAAAGATGCTGGCGAACATCCAGACACAGAGCAAGGCCATTACCTATGCAGGCTGCATCACCCAGATTCACTTTTTTGTACTCTTTGCTGGGTTGGATGGCTTCCTTTTgactgtgatggcctatgaccggtatgtggccatctgtcaccccctgCACTACATGGTCATCATGAACCACAGGCGCTGTGGATTGCTAGTTCTGGTGTCCTGGTTTGTGAGTGTTTTACATGGATTGTTACATAGCTCAATGATATTGcggctgtccttctgcacagactTGGAAATAATCCCACACTTTTTCTGTGAACTTAACCAGGTGATTCAGCGTGCCTGCTCTGACACCTTTCTCAATGAGTTGTTGATATATATTGCTTCTTTCCTGCTGGCTCTTGGCCCCCTCATTGGCATCCTTTCCTCTTACTTCAAAATAGTGTCCTCCATCCGTGCAATCTCATCAGCTCAGGGCaagtacaaagccttctccacctgtgcatctcaCCTCTCTGTGGTCTCCTTATTTTATGGCACAAGCCTAGGTGTGTACCTCAGTTCTGCTGTGACCCAAAACTCACACTCTACTGCAACAGCCTCAgtgatgtacactgtggtcacccccatgctgaaccccttcatctacagtcTGAGAAACAAGGACATCAAGAGCGCTCTGAGAAGACTCTGTGACACAGGAAGATAA